AATGTAGGGGTCTCCAGTTCAAATCTGGACGGGACTACTCAAAGCGATTAGCAAATTAGCGATTTGGCTAATTAGTTAATTCTCTGAAACTTGGGGGGTTAGCTCAGTTGGCTAGAGCATCTGCCTTGCACGCAGAGGGTCATCGGTTCGACTCCGATATCCTCCACATTAAATGAAAGATAGGTAAAAGAAGTATAATAATGGATCATTATTACTTCAGTAGTTCTTTAGATAATAAGATGTAACCGAAACAGAGGGTTAGAAGGATCGTATCCTTAACATCAGCAGTTTTCATTTTGAGATAACGGGGTTAATTAAAGAATTAACAGGTTATCAAAACATCAGGATGGAAGAAAGATCTTTGACATATTGGGAAAGCAAAAACAATAAAGAGTAACGAGAAGCGTATAGCGATATACGTGACTCAAACAAATAATAATGGGAACATTATTATGATTTCAAATTTTTTAAAGCGAATAAGAGCGCATGGTGGATGCCTAGGGTCTGAGAGGCGAAGAAGGACGTGGTAAGCTGCGATAAGCTACGGAGAGTTGCACACAAGCGTTAAATCCGTAGATTTCCGAATGGGACAACCCGCTATGTTGAAGACATAGCACTCCTGAAAAGGAGAGCCAACCCCGAGAACTGAAACATCTAAGTACCGGGAGGAAAAGAAAATAAGACAATGATTCCCCAAGTAGTGGCGAGCGAACAGGGAAGAGCCCAAACCTTAGAGGCGTGCCTCTAAGGGGTTGTAGGACTGCATTTAGAAAGTACTATCAAGTTGAAGTATCTGGAAAGTTACATCACAGAAGGTGAAAATCCTGTAGACACAAATTAGTACGGACGAGCAGTATCCTGAGTAGCGCGGGACCGGAGGAATCCTGCGTGAATCTGCCAGCACCATCTGGTAAGGCTAAATACTCCTCAGACACCGATAGTGAACCAGTACCGTAAGGGAAAGGTGAAAAGTACCCCGAACAGGGGAGTGAAATAGTACCTGAAACCGTGCGCTTACAAGCGGTCGGAGCATTGCAATATATGTGACGGCGTGCCTTTTGCATAATGAGCCTACGAGTTACTCCTCACTGGCAAGGTTAAGTTCTTAAATAACGGAGCCGTAGCGAAAGCGAGTCCGAATAGGGCGTTTAGTCAGTGGGGGTAGACGCGAAACTTTGTGATCTATCCATGGGCAGGTTGAAGTTTTGGTAACACAAAATGGAGGACCGAACCCGTTGACGTTGAAAAGTCTTGGGATGACCTGTGGATAGGGGTGAAAGGCCAATCAAACTGAGAGATAGCTCGTTCTCCCCGAAATGTTTTTAGGAACAGCCTCGGATAAAAAGAAGTGTGTTAGAGGTAGAGCTACTGATTGGGCTAGGGGGCTTCATCGCCTACCAAACCCTGACAAACTCCGAATGCTAACACATATCTCCGGGAGTGAGGCTGCGGGCGCTAAGGTCCGTGGCCGAGAGGGAAATAACCCAGATTAGCAACTAAGGTCCCTAATACGTAGTTAAGTTGAATAAACGAGGTGGGACTTCAATAACAGCCAGGATGTTTGCTTGGAAGCAGCAATTCATTTAAAGAGTGCGTAACAGCTCACTGGTCGAGAGGTCCTGCACGGAAAATAATCGGGCATCAAACTACGAACCGAAGTTCTAAAATTGTACTTGTACAATTGGTAGGGGAGCATTGAAATCAGCGTTGAAGGTGATGGGCGACCATTGCTGGAGCGATTTCAAAAGAAAATGTAGGCATAAGTAACGATAATTAAAGTGAAAAACTTTAACGCCGAAAGTCTAAGGGTTCCTGATCAACGTTAATCGGATCAGGGTTAGTCTGGTCCTTAGGAAAACCCGAAAGGGGCATCTGATGGAAAGAAGGTTAATATTCCTTCACCTGCATATTATTAAAAGTGACGGATCGCCGTGGCACTTGCGTCCTGACGGAATAGGGCGCAGAGCAGAACCTTCGGGCGAAGCGAAAGTGTAAAAGCGGTTCCAAGAAAAGCGAGATATGCAGCCAGTACCGCAAACCGACACAGGTAGACGGGATGAGTATTCTAAGGCGCTCGGGTGAGCCGTGGAGAAGGAACTAGGCAAATTAATGCTGTAACTTCGGGATAAAGCATACCACAGCGATGTGGTCTCAGTAAATAGGTTCAACCAACTGTTTAACAAAAACACAGGGCCCTGCAAAATCGAAAGATGACGTATAGAGCCTGAAACCTGCCCGGTGCTGGAAGGTTAAGGAAGGATGTTAGCCGCAAGGCGAAGCTTCTGACTGAAGCCCCAGTAAACGGCGGCCGTAACTATAACGGTCCTAAGGTAGCGAAATTCCTTGTCGGGTAAGTTCCGACCTGCACGAATGGTCTAATGAGTTGAACACTGTCTCCTCCACGAGCCCGGTGAAATTGTAGTATCGGTGAAGATGCCGGTTACCCGCCACGGGACGAAAAGACCCCGTGAACCTTCACTACAACTTTGCATTGATTTTGAGCAACCGATGTGTAGGATAGTTGGGAGACTATGAAGCGTGTACGCCAGTATGCGTGGAGTCAACGTTGAAATACCAACCTTCTGTTGCTTAGAACCTAATCCTGAACAAGGAGACATTGCATGGTGGGTAGTTTGACTGGGGTGGTCGCCTCCTAAAAAGTAACGGAGGCTTGCAAAGGTACCCTCAGTACGGTTGGTAATCGTACATAGAGCGCATTAGTAGAAGGGTGCTTGACTGTGAGGCAGACACGCCGAGCAGGGACGAAAGTCGGCTAAAGTGATCCGGTGATTCTGCATGGAAGGGTCATCGCTCAAAGGATAAAAGGTACTCCGGGGATAACAGGCTGATCTTACCCAAGAGCTCATATCGACGGTAAGGTTTGGCACCTCGATGTCGGTTCGTCACATCCTGGGGCTGGAGAAGGTCCCAAGGGTTGGGCTGTTCGCCCATTAAAGTGGCACGTGAACTGGGTTCAGAACGTCGCAAGACAGTTCGGTCTCTATCTGTGGTGGGCGCTAGTAAATTGAGAGGACATGACCTTAGTACGAGAGGACCGGGTCGTATGTACCGCTGGTGAATCAGTTATGCCGCCAGGTGTAATGCTGAGTAGCTATGTACAGCCAGGATAAGCGCTGAAAGCATCTAAGCGCGAAACCTTCCTCAAGATGAGTTTACTTTTAAGGGTCGTCAGAGACTATGACGTTGATAGGCTATAGATGTAAAGGTGGTGACACCAAAGTCGAGTAGTACTAATTGCCCGTAAGCTTTATTTTTTTAATATTATTCTTATGATGAAATGTAAGGATGATGCTCTTTATTTGAGTTTTTCCAATATGACCTTATTATGTGTGTAAAGCACAACCTTTTTATGGTGGTTTTGCCAAGGGTGTTCACCTCTTCCCATACCGAACAGAGCAGTTAAGCCCCTTATGGCCGATGGTACTTGGGTATTATCCCTGGAAGAGTAGGTAGCTGCCATATTTATTTTAAGCCTCAACATTTATTTGTTGAGGCTTTTTTTTGCCATATCCACAAATTATACAAGGATATACATATCTTATCACTTCGGATTTTAGTAACCTTATCTTGATCCCTTAAATAATAATATCTTTAAATGTGAACTGTTGGCGATAAGTGATCATTTTTTCTTGAGGATAATTAGTAATAGCACTTATTCTTTGTCCTTGTATTGAAATACATTAAATGGAATTGCTGTTCCTTTTATTTTAAGTACAATAACTCCATGACTGGGAACTTCTCTTGATATTTTTTCATTATTAGATTTTGGGTAAGTCGCTTTGGTCCACAAATCTTTTATAATATATCCTTTAGAGGGTGCTAATCCTACTGATTTTAAATCGAAAGATATGACTTGTTTATTCTCAGATCTATTTAACAATGCGACGGCAACTTCTCCACTCATGGTTGAAACAAGAGGTCTTCCCCATACTTCTAGATCACCGAGATCTATTAATCTTCTAGCTTGATAGACAAATGGACTTTGATCGAGTGCAATCATATCTTTGTTAGTGATAATGCTCATTGTTTCTTTGCTAATCTTGGTTAAATCATTTCCTAATAAAAGCGGGGACTGCATCATACACCACATAGAAAAATGTGTCTTATCTTCGTCAAAAGTCATCCCTCTGCCAACCTGCAACATATCCATATCATTATAATGTCCTTTTGAAGCATACATCCACAAGCTTGCATTCAAATCTATTATCTTTAAAATGGATGCGAAATGATTATCAATATCTCCTGATATGCGCCAAGAGTCAGCTATTTGTGTTACCCATTTGCCCGGGAATTTCCATCTACAGACATTATATTTTACTTTTGGATTTATTATTTTTATCTCATTTGCTATTTGCGTATAACGCGTTTGCTCATCCAACCCTAACCAATCCCCACCGCACCAATCGATTTTAATGAAGTCATATTTCCAATCTTTTAAAAATAAATTTAAATCTTCTTGATCGTGACCATACAATCCCATCCCTGAACCAATTGTATCTTTGTCCCAATAAGAGGCACATGTATTGATGCCTGCGTCAGAATATATGCCTGCATGAAGACCCTTTGCGTGTATATATGCAGCCAATGATTTCATGCCATGTGGGAATCGTTTTTTATTAAATAATAAATTACCGTCTTTATCTCTACCCCCAAAAAAACCATCATCAATATTAATATAAGCATACCCTGCAGCCTTCAATCCGGTGGAAATCATTGCATTAGCCTGAGATTTAATAATATCCTCATTAATATGTATTCTGAAATTATTCCAGCTAGCCCAACCCATCATCGGTGCCTCTGAATTAATAGTAGGTAGTATTGTATCATGGCTATTAAATTTAGAATCGGTACTATTTTGTGCAGTTATATTTTTACTTATTAATAGAACAAACAATAAACCAAATAACGCTTTATATGTGGATGGGAATTTCTGTACTGATTTCATTTAGGATACTGTTTTATGTATGATTTTATATTCGATCAAATGTAGCTAAAAGGTAAGTCTTAACAAATGAATTTGAGGCTTTAATTAGACATTTAAATACTTCAGGCATATGCACTTTTCTTTTACTTTTGCAAAATGATAGATATTCTTCAAAAATATTTTGCTGATTTTACGGAGAAACAAATTCAGCAGTTCATTGCGCTACAGGCTCTGTATGAAGATTGGAATGGTAAAATCAATGTGATTTCACGCAAAGATATTAGTGGCTTATATGAGCGACATGTATTGCATTCCCTTGCGATAGCTGCTACTGTTGAGTTTCGACCAGGAACAGAAATTATAGATATTGGCTGTGGTGGTGGTTTTCCGGGAATTCCTTTGGCAATATTTTTTCCTTCAGTACAATTTCATTTGGTCGATAGCATTAATAAAAAACTCACGGTTGTCAATGAAGTTGCATCTGCAATTGGCTTGCAAAATATAACAACGCAGCATGCACGTGCCGAATCCATAAAAGACAGAAAATTTGATTTTGCTGTTTCGCGTGCTGTAGCGCCTTTAAAAGATTTATGGTTCTGGAGTAAACCTTTGTTGAAAAAATTGAATAAGAACGAAATCCCAAATGGTCTCATTTGTTTAAAAGGTGGCGACCTTGCGGAAGAGATTTCTGATAGTACTGTTAGACCTAAGGTTTCTTCATTAGAAGATCTTTTTGAAGAAGATTTCTTTCAGCAGAAATATATATTGTACGTAGAACGTTGATGAAATAAGCATTTCAAGAGCTTCTTTAATTTTGTTTATTAAGATTATTTTACAGAGTGTAGCAACAATGTATGTTTGCTCGTTTAGGATGTATATTCAATTATTTATTTAAAAATACATTCTTCTATGAAAAAAGTTTTTGTAGCGGCAGCTAGTTTATTGCTATTATTTACCGCTTGTAGTAAAAGTGATAACCCTTCTCCACCAGATAATAATGTAGTAATACAAGGTAAATGGACTGGTGATTTTTATGTAAAAACAGGATTTAAAAATGGAGTAGCCATTGCGCAAAAAGATTCTACCTTAAACGGCATTATTAAAAAATCGGTATTTAATTTTAAGAAAACTGAAGCAAATGATTCCATTGTCGGGACTTTGAATGATGGAACAACGATGATAAAAGGTACTTATCAACTAAAATCAAACGATTCTATTTATGTTAACATGATGGTGGATTTTGCTCAAAATGGGATGCTTACATCTGCAGTACCGCAAAGCATTGATATCGCAGGAACTGCGGATATTACATCAAGTAAATTGACGATTACCGAAAATAAAAAAGAAGCTGTTGAAATAGGCGGTGAAATGGCAGATAGTACAGTTGCCGTATATTCCTTTATCAAGGCTACTAATTAATCCTAAATTTGATTTTTTAAGTCGTTTCACAGTAATGTGGAGCGGCTTTTTTGTTTTCTTTCTTACGACTATATTTTTTTTCCTAAAAAATTAAAATATCTTTGCACGACCTCCTTATTGAATTGAACACTAAATTCTTTTCCAGAATATATAATTATAGGTCACCGATTTTCATCCGTTAATGTTATTGTATTTACTTTTTCGGGTGAATCTTTTTTTTGTAAAATTTGAATCGAAATATTATGGCAAAGTTTGTATTTGTTACCGGTGGTGTAACGAGCAGTTTGGGAAAAGGAATTATTGCAGCTTCATTAGCAAAGCTATTGCAAGCGAGAGGATTGAAAGCTACTATTCAAAAGTTTGATCCCTATATCAATGTTGATCCGGGTACTTTAAATCCTTATGAGCATGGAGAATGTTATGTGACTGAAGATGGGGCCGAAACCGATTTAGACCTTGGTCATTATGAGCGGTTTTTGAATATTCATACGACACAAGCAAACAATGTAACGACTGGTAGAATTTATCAGACCGTTATCAACAAAGAGCGTGAAGGAGCTTACTTAGGAAAAACAGTACAAGTAGTGCCACATATTACCGACGAAATCAAACGACGTATGTTGCTTTTAGGTAGGAGTGGTGAATATGATGTAATTATAACAGAAATTGGTGGTACAATTGGTGATATAGAAAGTTTACCTTTTGTAGAAGCCATTCGTCAAATACAATGGGAGCTGCCCGAAGAAGATGTATGTGTAGTACATCTCACATTAATTCCTTATTTGCGTGCTGCCAAAGAGTTAAAAACAAAGCCAACGCAACACTCCGTTAAAATGATGAGTGAAACAGGGGTACATCCCGATATTATTGTTTGTCGCACGGAAGAGCCTTTGACCAATGATTTAAAACGTAAAATTGCATTGTTTTGTAACGTAAAACAAAATGCTGTTATTGAGGCCATGGATGCTGCATCTATTTATGAAGTGCCATTAGAAATGTTACGCGAAAAATTGGATATAACCTGCCTTAAGAAATTTAAAATTGAAAATTACAAAGAACCCGAGCTTGAAAAATGGAAAACATTTTTAGATAAAATTAAATATCCTAAGAGTAAAATCACAATTGGTTTGATTGGTAAATATATTGAACTGCAGGATGCTTATAAATCTATCCTGGAAAGCTTTATTCATGCTGGTGCAATGAACGAAGTAAAAGTGCAAATTCAAAATATTCATAGCGAATTTATTACCAAGGATAATGTAGCAGAAAAACTGCAAGGCCTTGATGGAATGCTTGTGGCACCCGGTTTTGGGGAGCGTGGCATCGATGGGAAAATTTTAGCTATTCAACATGCCCGTGAGAATAATATCCCGTTCTTTGGTATTTGTTTAGGGATGCAAATGGCAGTGATTGAATTTGCGCGCAATGTTTTGGGTTTGAAAGATGCGCACTCCACTGAGATGCGTAATGATACGGCCGATCCTGTTATTAATATGATGGAAGAGCAGAAGAAAATAAAATTGATGGGCGGTACGATGCGTTTGGGTGCGTATCCTTGCGAAATTAAAGTAGGTTCCTTAGCTCAGAAAATTTATGGGAATACTTTGATTTCGGAGCGGCATCGTCATCGTTATGAGTTTAATAATGAGTACTTAGCACAATTTGAAGCCAATGGTTTGGAGGCAACAGGAATAAATCCTCAAACTGGTTTAGTTGAAATAATTGAAGTGCCAGCGCATCCGTTTTTTATTGGTGTCCAATATCACCCGGAGTTAAAAAGCACTGTGGAGAGCCCCGCACCTTTATTTGTAAGTTTTGTGGCTGCGGCCAAAGCTTTTAACGAAAATCGCACAGCTAATAAAGTTACTGCTGCCAGTATGTCGTAAAATAATTATAGTAAAATAAAACGAGGCCGCTTCTATAAAAATCATAGAGCGGCCTCTTGTTTTCTCAGCTAGTATATTATTAAGCGTTCAATATTTCTCTTGCGATTACTATTTTTTGTATTTCAGATGTGCCTTCGCCAATAGTGCAAAGTTTTGCATCCCGGTAAAATTTCTCAACCGGAAAATCCTTAGTATATCCATAACCGCCAAATATTTGGATGGCTTCAGTTGCTGTACGAACTGCAACTTCACTGGCGTAGTATTTTGCCATGGCTGCTTCTTTGGTCATCTTTTGATGATGAACTTTTAAATCACATGCTTGTAAAACCAATAAGTTGGCAGCTTCTATTTCTGTAGCCATATCTGCTAGTTTAAAACTAATTCCTTGAAAGGAAGATATAGGTTTATCAAATTGACGACGGTCCTTAGAATATTGTAATGCTGCTTCGTAAGCTCCTCTTGCAATGCCCAGGGAAAGTGATGCGATAGAAATACGACCACCATCGAGAATTGCCATTGCTTGCTTAAAACCTTCTCCCACTTCGCCTATCCTTTGTGCATCTGAAATAATACAGTTATCAAAAATTATTTCGGCTGTCTCGCTGGCGCGCATACCTAATTTATTTTCCTTTTTGCCTGAAGTAAAGCCAGGTGTTCCTTTCTCAATAATAAAAGCTGTACAATTATTTTTTGTACGAGCCTCCCCGGTACGTGCAATGAGAACTACCGTTTCTCCGCTAATACCATGCGTAATCCAACATTTGGTCCCATTAACAACCCAATTATCTCCGTCTTTTTTTGCTATGCATTTCATATTCCCGGCATCGCTGCCCGTATTGGGTTCTGTAAGCGCCCAGGCGCCAATATTTTCTGCAGTTGCAAGTTTGGGTAAATATTTCTTCTTTTGTGCATCATTCGCAAAAGAAAGGATATGATTGGAGCAAAGTGAATTATGTGCAGCCACACTTAAGCCAATACTACCACATACTTTGGC
The Arachidicoccus soli DNA segment above includes these coding regions:
- a CDS encoding glycoside hydrolase family 27 protein, with the protein product MKSVQKFPSTYKALFGLLFVLLISKNITAQNSTDSKFNSHDTILPTINSEAPMMGWASWNNFRIHINEDIIKSQANAMISTGLKAAGYAYINIDDGFFGGRDKDGNLLFNKKRFPHGMKSLAAYIHAKGLHAGIYSDAGINTCASYWDKDTIGSGMGLYGHDQEDLNLFLKDWKYDFIKIDWCGGDWLGLDEQTRYTQIANEIKIINPKVKYNVCRWKFPGKWVTQIADSWRISGDIDNHFASILKIIDLNASLWMYASKGHYNDMDMLQVGRGMTFDEDKTHFSMWCMMQSPLLLGNDLTKISKETMSIITNKDMIALDQSPFVYQARRLIDLGDLEVWGRPLVSTMSGEVAVALLNRSENKQVISFDLKSVGLAPSKGYIIKDLWTKATYPKSNNEKISREVPSHGVIVLKIKGTAIPFNVFQYKDKE
- a CDS encoding acyl-CoA dehydrogenase family protein, giving the protein MSTQQNELTEQIKQTVRDFALQKIKPHLMEWDEAQKFPIEIFKELGQMGMMGVLIPEEYGGAGLSYFEYKIIIEEIAKVCGSIGLSVAAHNSLCSNHILSFANDAQKKKYLPKLATAENIGAWALTEPNTGSDAGNMKCIAKKDGDNWVVNGTKCWITHGISGETVVLIARTGEARTKNNCTAFIIEKGTPGFTSGKKENKLGMRASETAEIIFDNCIISDAQRIGEVGEGFKQAMAILDGGRISIASLSLGIARGAYEAALQYSKDRRQFDKPISSFQGISFKLADMATEIEAANLLVLQACDLKVHHQKMTKEAAMAKYYASEVAVRTATEAIQIFGGYGYTKDFPVEKFYRDAKLCTIGEGTSEIQKIVIAREILNA
- the rsmG gene encoding 16S rRNA (guanine(527)-N(7))-methyltransferase RsmG; the encoded protein is MIDILQKYFADFTEKQIQQFIALQALYEDWNGKINVISRKDISGLYERHVLHSLAIAATVEFRPGTEIIDIGCGGGFPGIPLAIFFPSVQFHLVDSINKKLTVVNEVASAIGLQNITTQHARAESIKDRKFDFAVSRAVAPLKDLWFWSKPLLKKLNKNEIPNGLICLKGGDLAEEISDSTVRPKVSSLEDLFEEDFFQQKYILYVER
- a CDS encoding CTP synthase; this translates as MAKFVFVTGGVTSSLGKGIIAASLAKLLQARGLKATIQKFDPYINVDPGTLNPYEHGECYVTEDGAETDLDLGHYERFLNIHTTQANNVTTGRIYQTVINKEREGAYLGKTVQVVPHITDEIKRRMLLLGRSGEYDVIITEIGGTIGDIESLPFVEAIRQIQWELPEEDVCVVHLTLIPYLRAAKELKTKPTQHSVKMMSETGVHPDIIVCRTEEPLTNDLKRKIALFCNVKQNAVIEAMDAASIYEVPLEMLREKLDITCLKKFKIENYKEPELEKWKTFLDKIKYPKSKITIGLIGKYIELQDAYKSILESFIHAGAMNEVKVQIQNIHSEFITKDNVAEKLQGLDGMLVAPGFGERGIDGKILAIQHARENNIPFFGICLGMQMAVIEFARNVLGLKDAHSTEMRNDTADPVINMMEEQKKIKLMGGTMRLGAYPCEIKVGSLAQKIYGNTLISERHRHRYEFNNEYLAQFEANGLEATGINPQTGLVEIIEVPAHPFFIGVQYHPELKSTVESPAPLFVSFVAAAKAFNENRTANKVTAASMS